In the genome of Cutibacterium equinum, one region contains:
- a CDS encoding Txe/YoeB family addiction module toxin → MVADPWRLVYSRQAQKDAKKLAAAGLKPKASALLELIVQDPFASPPRFEKLVGDLSGCYSRRINIQHRLVYEVLGDDHVVHVLRMYTRYE, encoded by the coding sequence GTGGTAGCTGACCCCTGGCGGCTGGTCTATTCCCGGCAGGCTCAGAAAGACGCCAAGAAGTTGGCGGCCGCAGGTCTGAAGCCCAAGGCGTCGGCGCTGCTGGAGCTCATCGTCCAGGATCCGTTCGCGTCCCCGCCGCGGTTCGAGAAACTCGTTGGCGATCTGTCGGGCTGCTACTCACGACGCATCAACATCCAGCACCGGCTGGTCTACGAGGTCCTCGGTGACGACCACGTTGTCCATGTGCTGAGAATGTACACGCGCTACGAGTGA
- a CDS encoding type II toxin-antitoxin system Phd/YefM family antitoxin, whose protein sequence is MTAISATTARANLYRLIDQVNEESAPLTITGQRGNAVLVGEDDWRAIQETLFLESIPGVTASIREARAEGVEAGSDELPW, encoded by the coding sequence ATGACCGCCATTTCTGCCACCACTGCGCGTGCGAACCTCTACCGCCTGATTGATCAGGTCAACGAGGAGTCTGCGCCGCTGACCATCACAGGCCAGCGGGGTAACGCCGTGCTGGTGGGGGAGGACGACTGGCGGGCGATCCAGGAGACCCTGTTCTTGGAGTCGATCCCGGGCGTGACTGCATCCATCCGCGAAGCCCGCGCCGAGGGTGTCGAGGCTGGATCGGATGAGTTGCCGTGGTAG
- a CDS encoding GtrA family protein has product MVGVTTEPSMPARRRIKKRHIIEFVKFGIVGGSGFLVNIVVAIIMNKLNGGTEHAQDILFNLAGTRWNFRFTSLVWLTGFVVANVTNFQLNRSWTFKREHRRSWWREFLPFFAVGSVAAIIGMFIKIAFTNPTSPIYLPEPWFHENKGLHSREYWSQIFAIIVTMPINFVVNKLWTFRAVKHCGEVPMVAPAVSPEILDADDSSKAHQHA; this is encoded by the coding sequence ATGGTGGGAGTGACCACTGAGCCATCCATGCCCGCGAGACGACGCATCAAGAAGCGCCACATCATCGAATTCGTGAAATTCGGCATCGTGGGTGGCTCCGGATTCCTGGTCAATATTGTCGTCGCCATCATCATGAACAAGCTGAATGGTGGCACCGAGCATGCCCAGGACATCCTGTTCAACCTGGCAGGAACTCGGTGGAACTTCCGTTTCACCAGCCTCGTCTGGCTGACGGGCTTCGTGGTGGCCAACGTCACGAACTTCCAGCTCAACCGTTCCTGGACCTTCAAGCGGGAACACCGCCGCTCTTGGTGGCGCGAGTTCTTGCCCTTCTTCGCGGTGGGGTCTGTGGCAGCCATCATCGGCATGTTCATCAAGATTGCGTTCACCAATCCCACCTCGCCGATCTATCTTCCCGAACCGTGGTTCCACGAGAACAAGGGGCTTCACTCGCGCGAGTACTGGTCGCAGATCTTCGCCATCATCGTGACCATGCCCATCAACTTTGTCGTCAACAAACTATGGACGTTCCGGGCGGTCAAGCACTGTGGCGAGGTTCCGATGGTCGCCCCTGCTGTCTCTCCGGAGATTCTTGACGCCGACGACTCGTCCAAGGCTCATCAGCACGCCTGA
- a CDS encoding ABC transporter substrate-binding protein — translation MANLTIGRRQLLGGTAALATVLAASACGMSGSEDKPSDQTSVDTSAKLEGSIQFQTWSLKNEKFTPYFEKLIKDFEKEHPGTTIKWLDQPGEGYEEKIQQQATAGQLPDVINIPQTYAWQLLKANKVMDLKKADPKAIDIYTKGGIDAYTFDGHDGVYGYPWYLGSDLNWWNTEAFEKYGLDPKKLPTTRDELYEQAITMAEKSGGKMPLISVAPDLGVFVDEGIEVFKDGKFTFNTDEAVKIIDKYAELYAKKAIPPEVLQNNYFGNSKLFIQGKVAWTTGSASFPVDVKKDAPKLAPKIAMTKRIGVPPLFVQGLCVSADSKNPNLAVAFAQYVTNNTNQVEFVKLAQGFLPGTKEANDKPESFTSVIEDPQMKKAAELLADEIKDAKSGGPLEYTDAMGTYFGQQVASAIRGDITSKDALDKAVKYCNDHVAK, via the coding sequence ATGGCAAATCTCACCATCGGCCGACGTCAACTCCTCGGTGGTACGGCCGCGCTGGCGACCGTCCTGGCTGCCAGCGCCTGCGGCATGAGCGGATCCGAGGACAAGCCGTCAGACCAGACATCCGTCGACACCTCCGCCAAGCTCGAGGGCAGCATCCAGTTCCAGACCTGGTCGCTCAAGAATGAGAAGTTCACCCCGTACTTCGAGAAGCTCATCAAGGACTTCGAGAAGGAGCATCCTGGTACCACCATCAAGTGGCTCGACCAGCCGGGCGAGGGCTACGAGGAGAAGATCCAGCAGCAGGCCACCGCAGGTCAGTTGCCCGACGTCATCAACATTCCCCAGACCTACGCCTGGCAGCTCCTCAAGGCCAACAAGGTCATGGACCTCAAGAAGGCTGACCCCAAGGCCATCGACATCTACACCAAGGGCGGCATCGACGCCTACACCTTCGATGGTCACGACGGGGTCTATGGCTACCCGTGGTACCTCGGCTCTGACCTCAACTGGTGGAACACCGAGGCCTTCGAGAAGTACGGCCTCGACCCGAAGAAACTGCCGACCACCCGCGACGAACTCTACGAGCAGGCCATCACCATGGCCGAGAAGTCCGGCGGCAAGATGCCCCTCATCTCCGTCGCTCCGGACCTCGGTGTTTTCGTCGACGAGGGCATCGAGGTCTTCAAGGACGGCAAGTTCACCTTCAACACCGACGAGGCCGTCAAGATCATCGACAAGTACGCCGAGCTCTACGCCAAGAAGGCCATCCCACCCGAGGTGCTGCAGAACAACTACTTCGGAAACTCCAAGCTCTTCATCCAGGGCAAGGTCGCCTGGACCACCGGCTCGGCCTCCTTCCCGGTCGATGTCAAGAAGGACGCCCCGAAGCTCGCTCCGAAGATCGCGATGACCAAGCGCATCGGCGTTCCGCCGCTGTTCGTCCAGGGTCTCTGCGTCTCGGCTGATTCCAAGAACCCGAACCTGGCGGTGGCTTTCGCCCAGTACGTCACCAACAACACCAATCAGGTCGAGTTCGTGAAACTGGCCCAGGGCTTCCTGCCCGGCACCAAGGAGGCCAACGACAAGCCGGAATCCTTCACCTCGGTTATCGAGGATCCTCAGATGAAGAAGGCTGCCGAACTCCTCGCGGACGAAATCAAGGATGCGAAGAGCGGTGGACCGCTGGAGTACACCGATGCGATGGGCACCTACTTCGGCCAGCAGGTTGCCTCGGCCATTCGTGGTGACATCACATCAAAGGATGCCCTCGACAAGGCCGTCAAGTACTGCAACGACCACGTGGCCAAGTGA
- the rnc gene encoding ribonuclease III — translation MSARKDHNVSAPEYGQWPFLSLLEELGIRCDPQLLDLALTHRSYAFENGGIPTNERLEFLGDAVLEVGVTDYLYRAFPDKPEGQLAKLRSAVVSTVSLGRLARRLDIGPHIKLGKGEERTGGHDKTSILADTTEALLGAVELSAGLSDALRLVHHLFDPLVDEADRSGAGTDWKTVLQEYCAEHGFDAPRYEIVGSGPDHNRRYCARANVDGKLHAAYTGHNKKEAEQGAAQRAVAALIPPRSGA, via the coding sequence GTGAGCGCACGAAAGGACCACAACGTCAGTGCACCCGAGTACGGGCAGTGGCCTTTCCTGAGTCTTCTCGAGGAGTTGGGGATCAGATGTGACCCCCAACTCCTCGATCTCGCGCTCACACACCGCTCCTACGCCTTTGAGAACGGTGGCATTCCCACCAACGAGAGGCTGGAGTTCCTCGGTGACGCCGTCCTTGAGGTTGGCGTCACGGATTACCTTTACCGCGCCTTCCCGGACAAGCCGGAAGGGCAGCTCGCCAAGCTGAGGTCGGCGGTCGTCAGCACGGTGTCCTTGGGGCGGCTGGCTCGTCGTCTCGACATCGGGCCTCATATCAAGCTGGGCAAGGGCGAGGAACGCACTGGCGGCCATGACAAGACCTCCATCCTCGCCGACACCACCGAGGCCCTGCTGGGTGCCGTCGAGCTGTCGGCGGGACTGTCCGATGCCCTGCGTCTCGTGCACCATCTCTTTGATCCCCTCGTGGATGAGGCGGACCGTTCGGGAGCTGGCACCGACTGGAAAACAGTCCTTCAGGAGTATTGTGCCGAGCACGGTTTTGACGCTCCGCGATACGAGATCGTCGGGTCAGGCCCGGACCACAATCGTCGCTACTGCGCCAGGGCAAATGTGGATGGCAAGCTGCACGCTGCCTACACCGGCCACAACAAGAAGGAGGCCGAGCAGGGGGCAGCCCAGCGTGCGGTTGCCGCACTGATCCCTCCCCGCAGCGGTGCCTGA
- a CDS encoding YceD family protein: MNTTHRHPDASPDLVIETHSLRRQVGQMIRVQRTVPAPADLGVDMIGVPEDSPFDLDLRLESVGEGVLVTGTVEATLEGECSRCLDPIEEDLVLDIQELYFYPDKEVEEDASRVSAEETIDLDPVVRAAVVLNLPFNPLCRDDCQGLCPDCGANLNDDPDHDHPDRIDPRWAALQGLVSEDDSDKS; the protein is encoded by the coding sequence ATGAATACCACCCATCGCCACCCCGACGCATCCCCGGATCTCGTCATCGAGACCCATTCACTGCGTCGGCAAGTGGGTCAGATGATCCGGGTTCAACGGACGGTTCCCGCTCCGGCGGATCTCGGTGTCGACATGATCGGCGTTCCTGAGGACTCTCCTTTCGATCTCGACCTTCGGTTGGAATCGGTGGGTGAAGGAGTTCTCGTCACCGGGACCGTCGAAGCCACCTTGGAGGGGGAGTGCTCCCGCTGCTTGGATCCCATCGAGGAGGATCTCGTCCTCGACATCCAGGAGCTGTACTTCTACCCGGACAAGGAGGTTGAGGAGGACGCCAGTCGGGTCAGTGCCGAGGAAACGATCGACCTTGACCCTGTCGTGCGTGCCGCCGTGGTGCTGAACCTGCCGTTCAACCCGCTGTGTCGCGACGACTGCCAGGGGCTGTGTCCAGACTGCGGCGCCAACCTCAACGACGACCCGGACCATGACCATCCGGATCGGATCGATCCGCGCTGGGCGGCTCTGCAAGGGCTGGTCAGCGAGGATGATTCGGACAAGTCCTGA
- the mutM gene encoding bifunctional DNA-formamidopyrimidine glycosylase/DNA-(apurinic or apyrimidinic site) lyase yields MPELPEVETVRAGLANLIIPSGVERVDVVDVRGLRPTGGPGEAASFEMTLTGRHLIAANRRGKYLWFVLDDAMAMLAHLGMSGQFRVVDRHAPRHRHTRVVIGLDDGRDLRFLDQRTFGGLTLAPLIDGVPGPIAHIAPDLFEDSCDIDEVARRLRARRSTVKRSLLDQTLVSGIGNIYADETLWWARRHPETPCSRLTQRKAVELLETAREVMREAIAQGGTSFDALYVNVNGESGYFDRSLDAYGREGEPCKRCGTPMRRIQFTNRSSTFCPRCQRLR; encoded by the coding sequence GTGCCTGAGCTTCCTGAGGTCGAGACGGTACGAGCCGGACTTGCGAACCTCATCATCCCGTCGGGCGTCGAGCGCGTCGACGTGGTGGATGTCCGTGGTTTGCGCCCTACAGGTGGCCCGGGAGAGGCAGCCTCATTCGAGATGACTCTGACTGGACGTCACCTCATCGCCGCCAATCGCCGGGGCAAGTACCTGTGGTTCGTCCTCGACGACGCCATGGCGATGCTGGCCCACCTGGGGATGAGCGGACAGTTTCGTGTCGTCGACAGGCACGCCCCACGGCATCGCCATACCCGTGTTGTCATTGGCCTCGACGATGGTCGCGATCTACGGTTCCTGGACCAGCGCACCTTCGGCGGGCTGACCTTGGCCCCACTGATTGACGGTGTACCCGGGCCAATCGCCCACATTGCCCCTGATCTTTTCGAGGATTCCTGCGACATTGACGAGGTTGCCCGCCGGTTGCGGGCACGCCGGTCGACTGTCAAGAGGAGTCTGCTCGATCAGACGCTCGTCTCTGGTATCGGCAACATTTATGCCGACGAAACCCTGTGGTGGGCTCGACGTCACCCCGAGACTCCCTGCTCGCGCCTGACTCAGCGCAAGGCCGTGGAGTTGTTGGAGACGGCGCGTGAAGTCATGAGGGAGGCGATTGCCCAGGGCGGGACGTCTTTCGATGCCCTATACGTCAACGTCAATGGGGAATCGGGGTACTTCGACAGATCACTCGATGCCTATGGTCGCGAAGGCGAGCCGTGCAAGCGATGTGGGACCCCAATGCGACGGATCCAGTTCACCAACCGCAGCTCCACGTTCTGCCCGAGGTGCCAGCGGCTGCGCTGA
- a CDS encoding GNAT family N-acetyltransferase, translating into MASATSWFSTHEGATIGFTGVRIKTLNGKHVLNLYYRFAPEAQGHGSAKEAASAVITRARQLRPDLQIVAIIDPINSASIRLAEALGLSLESTDDEAGEAIYQLPNTP; encoded by the coding sequence ATGGCATCGGCTACTTCGTGGTTTTCGACCCACGAGGGTGCCACCATCGGATTCACCGGCGTGCGCATCAAGACCCTCAATGGCAAACACGTTCTCAACCTCTACTACCGCTTCGCTCCCGAGGCCCAGGGCCATGGCTCCGCCAAAGAGGCTGCCAGCGCCGTCATCACCAGAGCACGTCAGCTGCGCCCCGATCTTCAGATCGTTGCCATCATCGACCCAATCAACTCCGCCTCCATTCGGCTGGCGGAAGCGCTCGGTCTGAGCCTGGAGTCCACCGACGATGAAGCCGGCGAGGCCATCTACCAGCTGCCAAACACCCCCTAG
- the rpmF gene encoding 50S ribosomal protein L32 → MAVPKRKMSRSNTRHRRSQWKTVATQLVTCANPACGEKHLPHTACPSCGQYGPRGESRQVAEV, encoded by the coding sequence GTGGCCGTCCCGAAGCGGAAGATGTCCCGCAGCAACACCCGCCACCGTCGTTCGCAGTGGAAGACGGTCGCTACTCAGCTCGTCACCTGCGCCAACCCGGCGTGCGGTGAGAAGCACCTGCCTCACACCGCATGCCCCTCGTGCGGCCAGTACGGCCCGCGTGGCGAGAGCCGTCAGGTTGCCGAGGTCTGA
- a CDS encoding carbohydrate ABC transporter permease translates to MSTSSPTRRAKQKPWRGRRSFDPTRPTLAGLIGRYILLILVVIISVGPFLWQLSTSLKGVNEDIYSFPPHLIPQEFSVDAYRRVAHVVPIFRYAWHSLIIAAVCVVGNVVLSSFAGYALTCMKFRGKKVVMGILLSVLLLPGEVTLTSQYLVIKGMGLANTLAGVAIPGVVGAINVLLMATACRAVPPSVLDAATVDGANTWDKIRHVVWPNIRGMASVVAVFSFIGAWDDFLWPLVVLNDPDKYTLTVGMQYLSSTMSTDPREVAAGTIIALVPIIIVFASMQKVFFRGVESGGVKG, encoded by the coding sequence ATGAGTACCTCCAGCCCAACTCGTCGAGCCAAGCAGAAGCCGTGGCGTGGCCGGCGGTCCTTCGACCCGACCCGTCCCACCCTTGCCGGGCTCATCGGACGTTACATCCTCCTGATCCTCGTCGTCATCATCTCGGTCGGACCCTTCCTGTGGCAGTTGTCCACCTCCCTCAAGGGCGTCAACGAGGACATCTACTCCTTCCCGCCCCACCTCATCCCGCAGGAGTTCAGCGTCGACGCCTACCGTCGCGTCGCCCATGTCGTCCCGATCTTCAGGTACGCCTGGCATTCACTCATCATCGCTGCGGTGTGCGTCGTCGGCAACGTCGTGCTGTCCTCCTTCGCTGGTTACGCGCTGACCTGCATGAAGTTCCGCGGCAAGAAGGTCGTCATGGGCATCCTGCTGTCGGTCCTCCTGCTCCCCGGTGAGGTCACGCTGACCAGCCAGTACCTCGTCATCAAGGGCATGGGCCTGGCGAACACCCTGGCCGGCGTCGCTATCCCAGGTGTCGTCGGTGCCATCAACGTGCTCCTCATGGCCACCGCATGCCGGGCGGTCCCACCGTCGGTCCTCGACGCGGCGACCGTCGACGGGGCCAACACGTGGGACAAGATCCGACACGTGGTCTGGCCCAACATCCGAGGTATGGCCTCGGTGGTCGCGGTGTTCTCCTTCATCGGCGCCTGGGATGACTTCCTGTGGCCGCTGGTCGTCCTCAACGATCCTGACAAGTACACCCTGACCGTCGGCATGCAGTACCTCAGCTCGACGATGTCGACTGATCCCCGAGAGGTCGCAGCCGGAACGATCATCGCCCTGGTACCGATCATCATCGTCTTCGCGTCGATGCAGAAGGTCTTCTTCCGGGGCGTGGAGAGCGGCGGTGTGAAGGGCTGA
- a CDS encoding carbohydrate ABC transporter permease: MNSHRWYTPWLLVAPAVVWTVVFALYPFINTIILSFTNARPLVGGQFIGFDNYVELWHDDMFWNAMETTFIYVIVCIPLLTILPLLLALLVEKKIPGISFFRTVAYFPVIASVVVVALIWSWMFDSRGLINQSLQWMGLTNSAIPFLVDRWKLLGCAILLTVWKGLGYYMIVYLAALGNVDHDLHEAAALDGASTFQRFRNVTIPGIRPAMILIIALIAVSGMRIFSELYVLTNGTGGPGGEDSSLVMVIKQVSTGLSGQLGYASALSVVLFFLTLIPLAVIGWANNKDLRSDRKPKQAGRRARRAAALQAATKETMA; this comes from the coding sequence ATGAACTCCCACCGCTGGTACACCCCATGGTTGTTGGTGGCTCCAGCAGTCGTGTGGACCGTCGTGTTCGCCCTCTACCCCTTCATCAACACGATCATCCTGTCCTTCACGAACGCTCGGCCCCTCGTCGGCGGGCAGTTCATCGGCTTCGACAACTACGTCGAGCTGTGGCATGACGACATGTTCTGGAATGCCATGGAGACAACGTTCATCTACGTCATCGTGTGCATCCCGCTGTTGACGATCCTGCCGTTGCTGCTGGCCCTGCTCGTGGAGAAGAAGATCCCCGGGATCTCCTTCTTCCGCACCGTGGCGTATTTTCCCGTGATCGCCTCGGTCGTCGTCGTGGCCCTCATCTGGAGCTGGATGTTCGACTCCCGCGGTCTCATCAACCAGTCCCTGCAATGGATGGGGCTCACGAACAGCGCCATCCCCTTCCTCGTCGATCGGTGGAAGCTGTTGGGGTGCGCGATCCTGCTGACGGTCTGGAAGGGCCTCGGGTACTACATGATCGTCTACCTCGCGGCCCTCGGAAACGTCGACCATGACCTCCATGAGGCTGCCGCCCTGGACGGTGCCAGTACCTTCCAGCGGTTCCGCAATGTCACAATTCCTGGCATTCGTCCTGCCATGATCCTCATCATCGCCCTCATCGCGGTGTCCGGCATGAGGATCTTCTCCGAGCTCTACGTCCTCACGAATGGAACCGGTGGCCCGGGCGGCGAGGACTCCAGCCTCGTCATGGTCATCAAACAGGTCAGCACTGGCCTGTCCGGACAGCTCGGCTACGCCTCGGCCCTATCAGTCGTGCTGTTCTTCCTCACCCTCATTCCGCTGGCAGTCATCGGTTGGGCCAACAACAAGGACCTGAGGTCCGACCGCAAACCCAAGCAGGCTGGCCGTCGTGCCCGCCGGGCTGCAGCCCTCCAAGCCGCCACGAAGGAGACGATGGCATGA